The Hymenobacter sp. GOD-10R genome includes a window with the following:
- a CDS encoding glycoside hydrolase family 43 protein: MVYRDTVFLYTGHDEDDATGFKMFNWLLYTSTDMVNWTDHGPVASTNSFSWSPKNGAWAPQCIERNGKFYMYCPIHVKGIGVLVSDSPYGPFTDPLGKPLIQNSNDDIDPTVYIDDDGQAYLYWGNPNLYYVKLNKDMISYSGPIVKSSTKPANYQEGPWFYKRKDKYYMAYASTCCPEGIGYSMSDSPTGPWNYTGTLMDRDPRSNGNHPGIIDYKGNSYLFGFNYAISKAQSATHTERRSVCLAKLTYNSDGTIQQLPFWSEAGVDRIAVLNPYKRNEAETIAGSQGLKTSKGPTGMYVTNIDSGDYIKVKGVDFEQGAKEFMAAVASTSVKPVIELHLDSPTGTLLGSLNGKPTGGLGNWVVQSCKVSRQKGVHDVYFVFKGTGSNLFRFDWWQFNQ, from the coding sequence ATGGTTTATAGAGACACCGTGTTTCTCTATACGGGTCATGATGAGGACGATGCAACCGGGTTCAAGATGTTTAACTGGCTGCTCTACACCTCCACGGATATGGTGAACTGGACCGACCACGGGCCTGTCGCTTCTACAAACAGTTTTAGTTGGTCGCCAAAAAATGGAGCGTGGGCCCCGCAGTGCATCGAACGCAATGGGAAGTTCTATATGTATTGCCCTATCCATGTCAAAGGGATTGGGGTACTGGTTTCGGATAGCCCTTACGGCCCCTTCACTGATCCATTAGGCAAGCCTTTGATTCAGAATAGCAACGATGATATTGACCCGACCGTCTACATTGACGACGACGGGCAAGCTTACCTCTACTGGGGCAATCCGAATCTGTATTATGTCAAGCTGAATAAGGACATGATTTCGTATTCAGGCCCTATCGTTAAATCTTCGACTAAACCGGCCAATTACCAGGAAGGGCCGTGGTTTTACAAACGAAAGGACAAGTATTACATGGCCTATGCTTCGACCTGCTGTCCAGAGGGCATTGGCTATTCGATGAGTGATAGTCCTACGGGGCCCTGGAATTACACTGGAACGCTGATGGATAGAGACCCTAGGTCCAACGGCAATCATCCGGGTATTATCGACTACAAGGGCAACTCGTACCTATTTGGCTTCAACTATGCCATTTCCAAAGCGCAATCGGCGACGCATACGGAGCGGCGCTCGGTTTGTCTGGCGAAGCTCACTTATAACAGTGATGGCACCATCCAGCAACTGCCTTTTTGGTCAGAAGCCGGCGTAGACCGCATCGCAGTCTTGAACCCATATAAGCGCAACGAGGCAGAAACCATTGCCGGAAGCCAAGGCCTGAAAACCAGCAAAGGCCCTACGGGCATGTACGTAACGAACATAGACAGCGGTGATTATATCAAGGTGAAGGGCGTTGATTTTGAACAGGGAGCTAAGGAGTTTATGGCCGCTGTTGCTAGCACGTCCGTCAAGCCTGTCATCGAGCTGCACCTGGACAGCCCGACGGGTACTTTGCTAGGGTCTTTGAACGGTAAGCCAACCGGAGGGCTTGGAAATTGGGTGGTTCAGTCCTGCAAAGTCAGCCGGCAGAAGGGAGTACACGATGTCTACTTTGTCTTCAAAGGCACCGGTAGCAACCTATTCAGATTTGACTGGTGGCAATTCAACCAATGA
- a CDS encoding VCBS repeat-containing protein: MRVWRPLSAVTLLLLALWHLAGCQQEQRAVVNKNALFQLVPAEQSHVTFRNDLQEDELTNVLVYEYTYNGGGVALGDVNNDGLDDIYFTANKGSNKLYLNKGNLRFEDATDAAGVALPKGWKTGVTMVDLNADGLLDFYVCRSGDLPGKLRQNQLFLNLGPDKQGVPHFREQAAACGLADSAYSTQAVFFDYDKDQDLDMLLLNHSPRRFENLDEFYIKQLMRTPDALTGLKLYRNEGSQQGLPQFREVATAAGLLNTRLSFALGASVADLNNDGWPDIYLSSDYLAPDYLYINNHDGTFTDQLGNQMGHTSLSSMGNDAADLNNDGYADVCTLDMLPEDNRRQKLLFASDNYELFRIRDEAGLHKQYMRNMLHLNNGNGTFSEIGQLAGISNTDWSWAPLLADYDNDGWKDLFITNGFLHDYTNLDFLKYMGDFLHDRQGDVQRKNLLDLVRKMPSSNVVGYAFRNTGNATFTNVSADWGITEPANSNGAAYADLDNDGDLDVVVNNLNGEAFLYRNIAEKRLKNRGLSVRLEGLGANRLGIGAKVMLYGNALTQTQEQLVGRGYESSVSPVLHFGLGQQRQADSVRVVWPSGREQVVRAVPAGKLLVLREAEAQKQMAPAPTKASLPVFAAVPAPITAVAEENNVNDFKRQPLLINSLSYNGPCLVQADVNGDGRQDMFMGGASGHASRLFVQQAAGRFAELPQPALEADYLQEDTDAAFLDADRDGDLDLYVASGGYDNFLPGDALLQDRLYLNDGRGNFSKSSAGSLPVMPTSTACVRVADVNGDGAPDLFVGGRVTPGRYPEPPTSYLLLNDGHGRFRDQTANLAPTLRQLGMITDAAWVDMNQDQRPDLVTVGEWLPVQVWINQSGRLADQTATYLPGKLSGWWNKLLVTDLNKDNKPDLVIGNMGLNTQCRANAKQPAELHYKDFDDNGAVDPILCMYLQGQSYPFVSRDELLDQLSMTRSRFPNYKSYADAQLTDIFKPDELKGANVLRANHLPTTCLLSTPQARYRLASLPPEAQYTPIFALTTLDYNHDGNPDLLLGGNATHCRIRFGNNDAGYGLLLHGDGRGGFTTVPQRQSGLRVQGDVRSFAQLGNVLLVGRNNQALQAYALQSPQHTP, from the coding sequence ATGCGTGTTTGGCGCCCTCTTTCTGCTGTTACGCTCCTACTGCTTGCACTGTGGCACTTAGCTGGGTGTCAGCAGGAGCAGCGAGCAGTGGTGAATAAGAACGCGCTGTTCCAACTGGTGCCGGCCGAACAAAGCCACGTCACGTTCCGCAACGACCTCCAGGAGGACGAGCTGACCAACGTGCTGGTGTACGAATACACCTACAACGGCGGCGGCGTAGCCCTCGGCGACGTGAACAACGATGGGCTAGACGACATCTATTTCACCGCCAACAAAGGCAGCAACAAGCTGTACCTGAACAAAGGCAATCTGCGCTTCGAGGATGCCACCGACGCCGCGGGCGTCGCCCTGCCGAAAGGCTGGAAGACCGGCGTCACGATGGTCGACCTCAATGCAGATGGCCTCCTCGATTTCTACGTGTGCCGCTCGGGCGACTTGCCGGGTAAGCTCCGCCAAAATCAGTTGTTTCTCAACCTAGGTCCGGATAAGCAAGGGGTGCCGCATTTCCGCGAGCAAGCCGCGGCCTGCGGGCTAGCCGACTCCGCTTATAGCACGCAGGCGGTCTTCTTCGATTACGACAAAGATCAGGACCTCGACATGCTGCTGCTGAACCACAGTCCGCGCCGATTTGAGAACCTGGATGAGTTTTACATCAAGCAGCTCATGCGCACGCCCGATGCGCTGACGGGGCTGAAGCTGTACCGCAACGAAGGCAGCCAGCAGGGCTTGCCGCAGTTTCGGGAAGTGGCCACAGCGGCGGGCTTGCTGAACACGCGGTTGTCCTTTGCGCTCGGCGCCTCCGTGGCTGACCTCAACAACGACGGCTGGCCCGACATCTACCTGTCGAGTGACTACTTAGCCCCTGACTACCTCTATATCAATAACCACGACGGCACTTTCACCGATCAACTGGGTAACCAGATGGGCCACACGTCGCTCTCCTCGATGGGCAACGACGCGGCCGACCTCAACAACGACGGCTACGCCGATGTGTGCACCCTCGATATGCTGCCCGAAGACAACCGGCGGCAAAAGCTGCTCTTCGCCAGCGACAATTATGAGCTGTTTCGCATACGCGACGAGGCGGGCCTGCACAAGCAGTACATGCGCAACATGCTGCACCTCAACAACGGCAACGGCACCTTCAGCGAAATCGGGCAGCTAGCCGGCATCTCGAATACCGATTGGAGCTGGGCCCCGCTGCTGGCCGATTACGACAACGATGGTTGGAAGGACCTGTTCATCACCAACGGTTTCCTGCACGACTATACCAACCTAGACTTCTTGAAGTACATGGGCGATTTCCTGCATGACCGCCAAGGCGACGTGCAGCGCAAAAACCTGCTAGACTTGGTGCGCAAGATGCCTTCCTCCAACGTAGTGGGCTACGCATTTCGCAACACAGGCAACGCAACATTCACCAACGTTAGCGCCGATTGGGGCATCACGGAGCCCGCCAACAGCAACGGCGCCGCCTACGCCGACCTCGACAACGACGGCGACCTAGATGTGGTAGTCAATAACCTCAACGGAGAGGCGTTTCTCTATCGCAACATCGCGGAGAAGCGACTTAAAAACCGTGGCCTCTCCGTGCGGTTGGAAGGCCTAGGTGCCAACCGTCTGGGTATCGGGGCGAAGGTGATGCTGTATGGCAATGCCCTGACCCAGACCCAGGAACAGCTAGTTGGGCGTGGTTACGAGTCGAGCGTGTCGCCGGTACTGCACTTTGGCCTAGGTCAGCAGCGCCAAGCCGATTCGGTGCGCGTGGTGTGGCCGAGTGGCCGGGAGCAGGTGGTGCGCGCTGTACCGGCCGGCAAGCTGCTGGTGTTGCGCGAAGCGGAGGCGCAGAAGCAAATGGCACCAGCCCCGACCAAAGCTAGCTTGCCAGTGTTTGCGGCAGTGCCTGCTCCAATCACAGCAGTAGCGGAGGAGAATAACGTCAACGACTTCAAGCGTCAACCGCTGCTGATCAACAGCTTGTCATACAACGGTCCGTGCTTAGTGCAGGCCGATGTGAACGGCGATGGTCGGCAGGATATGTTCATGGGTGGCGCTTCAGGGCACGCCAGCCGGCTTTTTGTGCAGCAAGCCGCGGGGCGATTTGCGGAGTTGCCGCAGCCTGCTTTGGAAGCTGATTACCTACAGGAAGATACCGACGCCGCTTTCCTAGATGCAGACCGCGACGGCGACCTAGACCTCTACGTGGCTAGTGGCGGCTACGACAACTTCCTGCCCGGCGACGCGCTCCTGCAAGATCGGCTGTACCTCAACGATGGGCGCGGCAACTTCAGCAAAAGCTCCGCGGGCAGCCTGCCCGTCATGCCCACCAGCACCGCCTGCGTGCGAGTAGCCGACGTGAACGGCGACGGCGCCCCCGACCTTTTCGTAGGAGGCCGCGTGACACCCGGCCGCTACCCCGAACCGCCCACCAGCTACCTACTGCTCAACGACGGCCACGGCCGCTTCCGCGACCAAACCGCAAACCTAGCCCCCACACTCCGGCAGCTAGGTATGATAACTGACGCCGCTTGGGTAGACATGAACCAAGACCAACGCCCCGACCTAGTGACGGTAGGCGAATGGCTGCCCGTGCAAGTATGGATAAATCAGAGCGGCCGGCTTGCTGACCAAACCGCTACTTACCTGCCCGGCAAACTGTCGGGCTGGTGGAACAAGCTGCTAGTAACCGACCTGAACAAGGACAACAAACCGGACCTGGTAATCGGCAACATGGGCCTGAACACCCAGTGCCGGGCCAACGCCAAGCAACCAGCGGAGCTGCACTACAAAGACTTCGACGATAACGGCGCCGTTGACCCGATTTTGTGCATGTATTTGCAAGGCCAAAGCTACCCCTTCGTGTCGCGCGATGAGCTGCTAGACCAGCTCAGCATGACGCGCAGCCGCTTCCCCAACTACAAAAGCTACGCCGACGCCCAGCTCACCGATATCTTTAAACCAGATGAGCTGAAAGGTGCCAACGTACTGCGCGCCAACCACCTGCCAACCACCTGCCTGCTAAGCACCCCCCAAGCTAGGTATCGGCTAGCTTCTCTCCCACCCGAAGCCCAATACACCCCCATCTTCGCCCTCACTACCCTCGACTACAACCACGACGGCAACCCCGACTTACTGCTTGGCGGCAACGCTACCCACTGTCGCATCCGCTTCGGCAACAACGACGCGGGCTACGGCCTGCTGTTGCACGGCGACGGCCGGGGCGGTTTCACCACGGTACCGCAACGGCAATCAGGGCTGCGGGTGCAAGGCGACGTACGCAGCTTTGCCCAGCTCGGCAACGTGCTGCTCGTGGGGCGCAACAACCAGGCCTTGCAGGCTTACGCCTTGCAGAGCCCGCAGCACACCCCATGA
- a CDS encoding RagB/SusD family nutrient uptake outer membrane protein gives MKSTTNFLRVGVLAAAMMGFDACTKLDDESYNEIVSDQFVPTVADVPALAGAAYINWRPLYLEFNGVYRINETSTDETVTPGRPNGWVDDGSYRRLHEHKWTALDATPRDAWTQAFAGVTNCNRLLFQIESGQLPVPTGKEQLMAEIRVLRASYYYILCDLFGNVPIVDRFNVPEGFLPEQNTRAQVYNFIVKEITEALPLLSDAADAGTYGRFNNKWAAQALLAKMYLNAQVYAGQAEWVKCISACDAVINSGKFSLEIIQANVFKTQNEGSREIIFAIPFDETYAPGFRIHMQTLQPQNQQTYNAQGSMWGGGICAIPQFINTYDPDDTRLKQNWIQGQQYSSSGAPLVGVFGATTSKPLIFTNTLPSVELGAETDGFRVGKFEIKQGVRIDLSNDFPLFRYADILMMKAESMLRLGQSGPAAALVTQVRQRSFVNNPSKATVTGADLMKGSTYQYGPARNNVISPVEGGADIQYGRFLDELGWEFTAEGHRRQDMIRFGVYTKKSWLSHVPNGDYRTLMPIPQNVLNTNANLKQNPGY, from the coding sequence ATGAAAAGCACTACTAATTTTCTGCGTGTTGGTGTACTGGCAGCAGCAATGATGGGTTTCGATGCCTGTACTAAGCTTGATGACGAAAGCTATAATGAGATTGTCTCTGACCAATTTGTACCTACTGTGGCTGATGTGCCTGCACTAGCGGGGGCAGCCTACATCAATTGGCGCCCTTTGTATCTAGAGTTCAACGGGGTATATCGTATCAACGAAACTTCTACCGACGAAACAGTAACCCCAGGACGCCCGAATGGGTGGGTCGATGATGGCTCTTACCGCCGCTTACACGAGCATAAGTGGACGGCCTTGGACGCTACGCCACGTGACGCCTGGACCCAAGCTTTCGCGGGTGTCACAAACTGCAATAGACTTCTATTCCAGATAGAGTCCGGGCAATTGCCAGTTCCGACGGGCAAAGAGCAGCTTATGGCGGAAATACGAGTGTTGCGCGCCTCTTATTATTACATCCTCTGTGACTTGTTCGGTAACGTACCTATTGTAGACCGTTTCAATGTGCCGGAGGGCTTTTTGCCGGAGCAAAACACCCGTGCACAGGTTTATAATTTTATTGTCAAAGAAATTACAGAAGCGCTACCACTCCTAAGCGATGCGGCCGATGCCGGTACCTATGGTCGCTTCAACAACAAATGGGCGGCCCAAGCGCTGTTGGCTAAGATGTACCTCAACGCTCAGGTATATGCTGGACAGGCTGAATGGGTGAAATGCATTTCCGCCTGTGACGCTGTTATCAACTCAGGTAAGTTTTCGTTGGAAATCATTCAGGCCAATGTCTTCAAAACGCAGAACGAAGGCTCTAGGGAAATCATCTTCGCCATTCCGTTTGACGAGACATATGCGCCAGGGTTCCGAATTCATATGCAGACGCTGCAGCCTCAGAATCAGCAGACTTATAATGCCCAGGGTAGTATGTGGGGCGGTGGTATCTGCGCGATTCCGCAATTCATCAACACTTATGATCCCGATGATACCCGCTTGAAGCAAAACTGGATACAAGGGCAACAGTACTCTTCATCAGGTGCGCCACTAGTGGGTGTATTCGGCGCTACTACTAGTAAGCCACTCATTTTTACCAATACGTTGCCGAGCGTGGAGCTAGGAGCCGAAACAGATGGTTTCCGGGTTGGCAAATTTGAAATTAAACAAGGCGTACGCATTGACCTCAGCAACGACTTCCCGTTGTTCCGCTACGCCGATATCCTGATGATGAAAGCTGAATCAATGCTACGCCTAGGTCAATCAGGACCAGCCGCGGCCTTGGTAACGCAAGTACGCCAGCGCAGCTTCGTTAATAACCCCTCGAAAGCTACCGTAACGGGCGCCGACCTTATGAAGGGTAGCACCTACCAATACGGCCCAGCGCGCAACAATGTAATAAGCCCGGTAGAAGGCGGCGCCGACATTCAGTACGGCCGGTTCTTAGATGAGCTAGGTTGGGAGTTCACCGCCGAAGGTCACCGCCGCCAGGACATGATTCGCTTCGGAGTGTACACCAAGAAGTCGTGGCTCTCGCACGTGCCCAATGGTGACTACCGCACGCTCATGCCCATTCCGCAGAACGTGTTGAACACCAACGCGAACCTAAAACAGAACCCCGGCTACTAA